Below is a window of Stygiolobus azoricus DNA.
TGACTACAGCAAGGTGTGCGTTAATCCCATAACCCAGAGCCGAATTAATCCTATCCCCCTCGACCGGTTTTAAAAGCGGTGAATAAAAATAACCAGTTGATACAAGAGGAAAGTCGACGTTAAACGCCGAAGGATTCCAGTGATAAGCTGAGACTAACCTCCTGATGTCTACGGACTTTTTCGGGTTTTTAACGTCTACAAATTGCCCGTTCTGAAATGCTACTTCTTCAGCCTCTAGGTACTTTTTAGCTAAGGTAGTTAGCTTTTTCTTCATATCCTCAATAGCGAGAATTAACGCACTTATGATTACTGGAGCAAACTTACTGGAATAACTACCGCTAGCCAAGTTCCACGGCTGATCTGTGTCGACTTGATTAGTAACTGACACTTCATTAGGCTTCAACCCTAACTCTTTACAAACGATGTCGACTATAGTCGTCTCGTGTCCGAGCCCTTCGTTCGTACCATTTACGAACACAGACAGAGTACCGTCGGGGTTGAAGCTTAAGGTGACGTAGTCTGCCGAAGCTGAGTGCGGATTCCTCCTATTATTTAATGCCAGATCCACGTAGGCTAAGTTAGTAACAGAGGGCTCAACAAAGACAGCTAAACCTACTCCTACATCCTTTTGCCCCTTCCACCTCTCGTATTCCTCCCTAATTGCATTAACAACCCTTAAGTAATCTTGTTTCGGGTAAAGACCTCCTCCGGGAGTCTCATAAAACTCTACACCATCTATTACTCTATCAAAACGAGTTATTAGGTTCTTAATCCTTAATTCTAACGGATCTAAACCCAATTCGTCGGCTAGGTGATCGATAGCAGTTTCTAGAGCGAAGAAGAATGGCGGTCCTCCATAGCCTCTATTAAGACCAGTAGGGCTCTTGTTAGTGACTACCACTCTATATCAACCTGAGATGTTCTTTACGTCATAAGCGCCATTTAGACACCCTTGAACCCTAAATAAAGCTCCGGGCTCAGGCGGTCTTACGTAAGCTCCGACATCTTCTATAAAGTTATATCTTATCCCTAGAATCTTTCCGCTTTTAGTAGCCGCTATTTCGACCTCTCCTTTTCTTTCAGCTCCAGCGGAACTCGCGATAAAGTGTTCTGTTCTGCTTTCCACCCATCTGACGGGTGCTTTCAGGAGCTTAGAGGCTGCAGCTGCCAAGGTTATGTAAGGGTAAATTTCATATTTGATACCAAAACTACCCCCTATGTCCTTAGGGGTCTTCATCTTCAGCTTAGTTATAGGTATGTTCAACGCCTTGGTAATAAAATAGGCCTGGAGCATTGGACCTTGAATGTTAGCCCATACGTTCAGTTCTTCCTCAAAGTGAACGAGAACACCATACGGTTCAAGAGGCAATGCCGAATGACGTGCAAATTTAAATGGATGTGTGATTATCACTTCAGCCTTAGAAAAGACGTCAGGATCACCAAAAGAGAAAACTTTGTCCATCACGACGTTAGTACCGATCTCCTCATGGACTAGAGAATTCCCTTTGAGCGCGTCGTCTATAGTTACTACCGGCGTTAACTCCTCAAAGTCTACTTGAACGTAATCCAGTAGGTCTACTGCTTTATAGTAATCCTTTGCGAGGACTAGGACTAAAGGCTCTCCTACGTACCTCACCTTCCTCCTCGCAAAGGGGAAATACTCGATCTTTTTGTCGACAGTAGTAGGAAAGGGATTTATAATCACTTTGGAAAGGTCTTCTGGGG
It encodes the following:
- a CDS encoding xanthine dehydrogenase family protein molybdopterin-binding subunit; translation: MGLDPLELRIKNLITRFDRVIDGVEFYETPGGGLYPKQDYLRVVNAIREEYERWKGQKDVGVGLAVFVEPSVTNLAYVDLALNNRRNPHSASADYVTLSFNPDGTLSVFVNGTNEGLGHETTIVDIVCKELGLKPNEVSVTNQVDTDQPWNLASGSYSSKFAPVIISALILAIEDMKKKLTTLAKKYLEAEEVAFQNGQFVDVKNPKKSVDIRRLVSAYHWNPSAFNVDFPLVSTGYFYSPLLKPVEGDRINSALGYGINAHLAVVKIVDGQVKAVKYVVAHDIGKILEKDILEGIMTGSIVHGINMALYEEMKYDERGNPLVTTFDSYESLTLGDLVDIEIQYIHFETPSPYIPSGAYGGGEGPIMGVPAAIANAVSRLLKRRVSEIPIRVT